A region of Trachemys scripta elegans isolate TJP31775 chromosome 24, CAS_Tse_1.0, whole genome shotgun sequence DNA encodes the following proteins:
- the KCNJ9 gene encoding G protein-activated inward rectifier potassium channel 3 produces MAKENSGFSTIPETLVSEAKPPLCSRPSKASARLRRENEREKAEKKKRRQRYVEKGGKCNVQHGNVRETYRYLTDIFTTLVDLKWRFSLLVFTLAYAITWLFFGLIWWFIAYCRGDLDHLEDHTWTPCVNNLNGFVSAFLFSIETETTIGYGHRVITDKCPEGIILLLLQAILGSMVNAFMVGCMFVKISQPNKRAETLVFSSHAVVSLRDDRLCLMFRVGDLRSSHIVEASIRAKLIKSKQTHEGEFIPLNQTDINVGFETGDDRLFLVSPLIISHEINEHSPFWEVSKEQLAKDEFEIVVILEGMVEATGMTCQARSSYLMDEVLWGHRFMSVLSLEDGFYEVDYNSFHQTFEVPTPSCSAKELAEATARMDAHLYWSIPSRLDEKVEEGTEKEAGDKERNGSLANPETVQINERGPLHEGAGGGFL; encoded by the exons ATGGCGAAGGAGAACTCTGGCTTCTCCACCATCCCCGAGACTCTGGTGAGTGAGGCGAAGCCCCCGCTCTGCTCCCGCCCGTCCAAAGCCTCAGCGCGGCTCCGCAGGGAGAACGAGCGGGAGAAGGCTGAGAAGAAGAAAAGGCGCCAGCGGTACGTGGAGAAGGGTGGCAAGTGCAACGTGCAGCACGGCAACGTGCGGGAGACCTACCGCTACCTCACGGACATCTTCACCACCCTGGTGGACCTCAAGTGGCGCTTCAGCCTGTTGGTCTTTACCCTGGCCTACGCCATCACCTGGCTCTTCTTCGGCCTCATCTGGTGGTTCATTGCCTATTGCCGTGGCGACCTGGACCACCTGGAGGACCACACCTGGACGCCCTGTGTCAACAACCTCAATGGGTTCGTCTCGGCCTTCCTCTTCTCCATCGAGACGGAGACCACCATTGGCTACGGTCACCGAGTCATTACAGACAAGTGTCCCGAGGGCATCATCCTCCTGCTGCTTCAGGCCATCCTGGGCTCCATGGTCAATGCCTTCATGGTGGGCTGCATGTTCGTCAAGATCTCCCAGCCCAACAAGCGGGCTGAGACCCTCGTCTTCTCCTCCCACGCCGTGGTTTCACTGCGCGATGACCGCCTGTGCCTCATGTTCCGGGTCGGGGACCTGCGCAGCTCCCACATTGTGGAGGCCTCCATCCGGGCCAAGCTGATCAAGTCCAAGCAGACCCACGAGGGGGAGTTTATCCCCCTCAACCAGACGGACATCAACGTGGGCTTCGAGACGGGCGACGACCGCCTCTTCCTGGTCTCGCCCCTCATCATCAGCCACGAGATCAATGAGCACAGCCCCTTCTGGGAGGTCTCCAAGGAGCAGCTGGCGAAGGACGAGTTTGAGATTGTTGTCATTTTGGAAGGGATGGTGGAGGCCACAG GGATGACCTGCCAGGCCCGGAGCTCCTACCTGATGGACGAGGTGCTGTGGGGACATCGCTTCATGTCAGTGCTGAGCTTGGAGGATGGCTTCTACGAGGTGGACTACAACAGCTTTCACCAGACCTTCGAGGTGCCCACGCCCAGCTGCAGTGCCAAGGAACTGGCCGAGGCCACAGCCCGCATGGACGCCCACCTCTACTGGTCCATTCCCAGCCGGCTGGACGAGAAGGTGGAGGAAGGGACAGAGAAAGAAGCAGGGGATAAGGAGAGGAACGGTAGCCTGGCCAACCCGGAGA CTGTACAGATAAATGAACGAGGCCCGCTCCAtgaaggagcaggaggagggtttTTATAG